One window from the genome of Pyrobaculum ferrireducens encodes:
- the hisF gene encoding imidazole glycerol phosphate synthase subunit HisF, with product MAVVRVIPCLDMDGKAGVVVKGVNFQGIREVGDPVEMAVRYEEEGADEIAVLDITATPEGRATFIESVRRVAEAVSIPVLVGGGVRSLRDAEALFKAGADKVSVNTAAVKSPELVEEMAREFGSQSTVVAIDAKLAGGRYEVYIGGGRVATGLDAVQWARRVEELGAGEILLTSIDRDGTREGYDVELIKRVASAVNIPVIASGGAGALEHFYEAVAAGADAVLAASLFHFKVVTIGQVKSFLKQRGVAVRL from the coding sequence GTGGCCGTGGTGAGGGTCATCCCGTGTCTCGACATGGACGGCAAGGCGGGGGTCGTGGTTAAGGGGGTGAATTTCCAGGGTATTAGAGAGGTCGGCGACCCCGTGGAGATGGCTGTGAGGTACGAGGAGGAGGGTGCCGACGAAATCGCTGTACTGGACATCACAGCCACGCCGGAGGGGAGGGCCACCTTTATCGAATCGGTTAGGAGGGTGGCCGAGGCTGTGTCTATACCTGTCTTGGTTGGGGGCGGGGTGCGGAGCCTGCGGGATGCAGAGGCTCTGTTTAAAGCAGGTGCCGACAAGGTCTCTGTAAATACAGCCGCGGTGAAGAGCCCGGAGCTTGTGGAGGAGATGGCTAGAGAGTTTGGTAGCCAATCCACCGTGGTGGCCATAGACGCGAAGCTGGCTGGGGGCCGCTACGAGGTTTACATAGGCGGGGGCCGCGTGGCGACGGGGCTAGACGCGGTGCAGTGGGCGAGGAGAGTGGAGGAACTGGGTGCCGGGGAGATACTGCTGACGTCGATTGACCGCGACGGGACTAGGGAAGGCTACGATGTTGAGTTGATTAAAAGGGTGGCCTCCGCCGTCAACATCCCCGTCATAGCCTCCGGGGGAGCCGGCGCGCTTGAGCACTTCTACGAGGCAGTCGCGGCGGGCGCCGACGCGGTGCTGGCCGCCTCTCTTTTTCACTTCAAAGTCGTCACCATAGGACAGGTAAAGAGTTTTCTAAAACAGAGGGGGGTGGCGGTTAGGCTTTAA
- a CDS encoding HisA/HisF-related TIM barrel protein: MIIPSIDIEGGRAVKRVKGERGRYIFQGDPVELAYKFRPAPLVHVVDLDGAEAGRPVNTAVIKRVAEILGGRCQLGGGLRSREAVEEALALCKYAVVGSLPFKNWDLFTEIAGLYRQRLVVSIDYGGGHVLTSGWLERALPLEEAVRLLAEAGPYAAVVVTAVEVEGTGGGVKADIHVGRLRRVAERIYYAGGVKNCRDAETARRLGFDGVIVGYALYAGDLKECVEWIQR, encoded by the coding sequence GTGATTATCCCCTCAATCGACATAGAGGGAGGCAGGGCTGTAAAGCGCGTGAAGGGGGAGAGAGGGCGGTACATCTTCCAGGGCGATCCCGTGGAGCTGGCCTACAAATTCAGACCAGCCCCTCTTGTCCACGTGGTGGATCTAGACGGCGCTGAGGCCGGCAGGCCAGTCAACACGGCAGTTATCAAGCGGGTCGCGGAGATCCTCGGGGGTAGGTGCCAGTTGGGGGGCGGGCTGAGGAGTAGGGAGGCTGTGGAGGAGGCGCTTGCCCTCTGTAAATACGCAGTCGTCGGCTCGTTGCCATTTAAAAACTGGGACCTGTTCACAGAGATAGCCGGGCTTTACAGACAGAGGCTAGTAGTTTCGATAGACTACGGCGGGGGGCACGTCTTGACAAGCGGCTGGCTGGAGAGAGCCCTACCTCTTGAAGAGGCTGTGCGTCTGCTGGCAGAGGCCGGCCCCTACGCCGCAGTCGTGGTGACGGCGGTGGAGGTGGAGGGCACGGGAGGCGGCGTCAAGGCAGACATACACGTGGGCAGGCTGAGGAGAGTCGCAGAGAGGATATACTACGCAGGTGGAGTTAAAAACTGCAGAGACGCCGAGACAGCCCGCCGCCTTGGATTCGACGGGGTGATAGTGGGCTACGCCCTCTACGCAGGTGATTTAAAAGAGTGCGTCGAATGGATCCAGCGCTAG
- a CDS encoding imidazoleglycerol-phosphate dehydratase — protein sequence MAAYTRKTLETEVVVELSRGGEASVDTPIPFLTHMVETLLLYAGLGGRVVARELRRLDDGHHVIEDVAIALGRALDALMGDRKGIARFGHSVVPMDDSIALAAVDLGGRVYWVVKTRLPDTAIGGYPLSMFPHFVRSLATEARATIHIYARGLDPHHKIEAAHKALGLALRHALSPGQGTSTKGTLK from the coding sequence ATGGCCGCCTACACCCGGAAGACCTTGGAGACTGAGGTCGTCGTGGAGCTGAGCCGAGGCGGCGAGGCGTCTGTAGATACGCCGATACCCTTCCTCACACACATGGTGGAAACACTGCTACTATACGCAGGGCTGGGGGGGAGAGTCGTCGCGAGGGAGCTGAGGAGGCTGGACGACGGCCACCACGTAATAGAGGACGTCGCCATCGCGCTCGGCAGGGCGCTGGACGCCCTCATGGGCGATAGGAAGGGGATCGCCAGGTTTGGCCACTCGGTGGTGCCAATGGACGACAGCATCGCGCTGGCCGCAGTAGATCTCGGAGGGAGGGTGTACTGGGTGGTGAAGACGAGGTTGCCGGACACAGCCATCGGGGGCTACCCCCTCTCCATGTTCCCCCACTTCGTGAGGAGCTTGGCAACAGAGGCGAGGGCCACCATCCACATATACGCCAGAGGCTTAGACCCCCACCACAAGATAGAGGCCGCACACAAGGCCCTCGGCCTCGCGTTGAGACACGCCCTCTCGCCCGGCCAGGGCACCTCTACAAAGGGAACGCTGAAATGA
- the hisD gene encoding histidinol dehydrogenase, which translates to MKRGFPRDVLDSVGKIIDEVAGGGLSAALEYSKRLDGIAPENYLITPRPGGDVEVVSAALTAAESLRRFYEKMTPPSATDYYGGVLRTALWKPVRSVGLYVPARYISTLVMLAIPAKIAGVDEIYVVTPPRGVTDELLAVARELGVKAVLAIGGPHGLAYAVHHMGVDMLAGPGGLYVQAAKYLLSQHVGIDGIEGPTELVVYAESVAPDTAARGALAQLEHGPTSFAYVLSPDPQLLRGVEEIYRRERTSSMGSLETRTVSGVEEAVDLIERIAPEHLEVWGRREVAYRVKNVGAVSVNMPSPYLDYVAGISHVLPTGGSARWRGIVTPLIFMKAVGIAEAVGELALLEAARKLAEYEGFPLHRRALL; encoded by the coding sequence ATGAAGAGAGGCTTTCCGCGGGATGTCTTGGATTCTGTTGGTAAGATTATTGACGAAGTGGCGGGAGGGGGGCTGAGCGCGGCCTTGGAGTACTCCAAGCGGCTTGACGGCATTGCTCCAGAGAATTACTTAATCACGCCGAGACCGGGGGGAGATGTAGAGGTGGTGTCTGCTGCCCTAACCGCTGCGGAATCGCTCAGGAGGTTCTACGAGAAGATGACGCCTCCATCAGCAACAGACTACTACGGAGGTGTGTTGAGAACGGCACTGTGGAAACCTGTCAGAAGCGTGGGGCTGTACGTGCCCGCGCGTTATATATCTACTCTCGTCATGCTGGCGATCCCCGCGAAAATCGCCGGGGTCGACGAGATATACGTCGTGACGCCGCCCCGCGGCGTTACAGACGAATTGCTTGCCGTGGCGAGGGAGCTCGGAGTCAAGGCGGTGCTCGCCATTGGAGGACCCCACGGCCTCGCCTACGCGGTGCATCACATGGGGGTTGACATGCTGGCGGGCCCCGGCGGCTTATACGTCCAAGCGGCTAAGTACCTGCTGTCTCAACACGTCGGGATAGACGGCATAGAGGGCCCCACCGAGCTTGTGGTGTACGCAGAGTCCGTAGCGCCCGACACGGCGGCCAGGGGGGCGCTGGCTCAGCTGGAGCACGGCCCCACCTCATTTGCATACGTCCTCTCGCCTGATCCCCAACTGCTGAGAGGCGTAGAGGAGATATACAGGAGGGAGAGGACCTCTTCAATGGGGTCGCTGGAGACGAGAACGGTCTCCGGCGTGGAGGAGGCCGTGGATCTCATCGAGAGAATTGCCCCCGAGCACCTGGAGGTGTGGGGGAGGAGGGAGGTGGCCTACAGAGTCAAGAATGTGGGCGCCGTGTCTGTCAACATGCCGAGCCCCTATCTCGACTACGTGGCGGGGATTAGCCACGTCTTGCCCACAGGCGGCTCGGCGAGGTGGCGGGGCATCGTGACGCCGCTTATCTTTATGAAGGCCGTCGGCATAGCCGAGGCTGTGGGCGAGCTGGCCCTGCTAGAGGCCGCCAGGAAGCTGGCGGAGTACGAAGGCTTCCCGCTCCACCGCAGGGCGTTGCTATGA
- a CDS encoding RtcB family protein, which translates to MRNIPINKVSDYVWEIPPGVKPCQKVPVRIYADSVLLEKMKSDMTLEQGINVGCLPGIYRWSIVLPDAHQGYGFPIGGVAAIDAEEGVISPGGIGYDINCGVRVLRTNLTEEEVRPKLKELVDTIFRLVPPGVGGTGHLRLSPTEFERVLAEGVEWAVQKGYGWAEDMDFIEERGSWKLADPSKVSEKAKARGRDQLGTLGSGNHFLEIQVVDKIYDEKVAKVFGIEREGQVVVMIHTGSRGFGHQVATDYLLIMERKMRQWGLNLPDRELAAAPLKDKVAEDYIKAMASAANFAWTNRHIIMHWVREAFKKVFGSIEKVGLELVYDVAHNIAKLEDHVIDERGTVRRVWVHRKGATRAFPPGRSEIPARYRDVGQPVLIPGSMGTASWILVGTHDSMKFTFGTAPHGAGRVLSREAAIRMYPPHKVQEEMSKRGIIVRSAETEVISEEAPWAYKDVDRVVEAAHQVGFAKKVVRQRPIGVVKG; encoded by the coding sequence ATGAGGAACATCCCTATTAACAAGGTTAGTGACTATGTGTGGGAGATTCCGCCTGGGGTGAAGCCTTGCCAGAAGGTGCCTGTGCGGATTTATGCAGATAGTGTGTTGCTGGAGAAGATGAAGAGCGACATGACGCTTGAGCAGGGTATTAACGTCGGTTGCCTCCCGGGGATCTATAGGTGGTCTATTGTCCTGCCGGACGCCCATCAGGGCTACGGCTTCCCCATCGGCGGCGTGGCTGCGATAGACGCCGAGGAGGGGGTCATCTCGCCCGGCGGCATTGGGTACGATATTAACTGCGGCGTGAGGGTGCTGAGGACAAACCTCACGGAGGAGGAGGTTAGGCCGAAGCTGAAGGAGCTTGTCGACACGATATTTAGACTGGTGCCTCCAGGCGTCGGCGGCACGGGCCACCTTAGGCTCTCCCCGACGGAGTTTGAGAGAGTCCTCGCCGAGGGCGTTGAGTGGGCTGTGCAGAAGGGCTACGGCTGGGCTGAGGATATGGATTTCATAGAGGAGAGGGGTTCGTGGAAGCTCGCCGACCCCTCCAAGGTCAGCGAGAAGGCCAAGGCGAGGGGTAGAGACCAGCTGGGGACGCTGGGCTCCGGCAACCACTTCCTGGAGATACAGGTGGTGGACAAGATATACGACGAGAAGGTGGCTAAGGTATTCGGCATTGAGAGGGAGGGCCAGGTGGTGGTTATGATACACACGGGTAGCCGCGGCTTCGGGCACCAGGTAGCTACCGACTACCTGCTCATAATGGAGAGGAAGATGAGGCAGTGGGGTCTGAATCTCCCGGACAGGGAGCTAGCGGCGGCTCCTCTGAAGGACAAGGTGGCGGAGGACTACATCAAGGCCATGGCCTCCGCCGCCAACTTCGCCTGGACCAACCGCCACATCATAATGCACTGGGTTAGGGAGGCGTTTAAGAAGGTGTTCGGCTCTATTGAGAAGGTAGGCCTCGAGCTGGTTTACGACGTGGCTCACAACATCGCCAAGCTAGAGGACCACGTTATAGACGAGAGAGGCACCGTGAGGAGGGTGTGGGTCCACCGCAAAGGCGCCACCCGCGCCTTCCCGCCGGGGAGGTCCGAGATCCCGGCCAGGTACAGAGACGTAGGCCAGCCGGTGCTGATACCCGGCTCTATGGGGACCGCCTCGTGGATACTCGTGGGCACCCACGACTCTATGAAGTTCACCTTCGGCACGGCCCCGCACGGCGCGGGGAGGGTGTTGAGCCGCGAGGCGGCCATCAGGATGTACCCGCCGCACAAGGTGCAAGAGGAGATGTCTAAGAGAGGTATTATCGTACGGAGCGCCGAGACGGAGGTGATAAGCGAAGAGGCTCCCTGGGCTTACAAAGACGTAGACCGCGTCGTCGAGGCCGCGCACCAAGTAGGCTTCGCAAAGAAGGTGGTGAGACAGAGACCTATAGGCGTCGTCAAAGGCTAA